From the genome of Bacteroides sp. MSB163, one region includes:
- the aroQ gene encoding type II 3-dehydroquinate dehydratase → MRIQIINGPNINLLGKREPSIYGSVTFEDYLAELREKYADVQIDYFQSNIEGELIDKIQQTGFEVDGIILNAGAYTHTSIALQDAIRSVTSPVIEVHISNVHAREAFRHVSMIACACKGVICGFGLNSYRLALEALAGNS, encoded by the coding sequence ATGAGGATACAAATAATTAACGGCCCGAATATCAATCTATTGGGTAAGCGTGAACCTTCCATTTACGGCAGTGTTACTTTTGAGGATTACCTTGCTGAACTTCGTGAGAAGTACGCTGATGTGCAAATAGACTATTTCCAGTCAAACATTGAGGGAGAGTTGATAGACAAAATCCAGCAAACCGGTTTTGAGGTGGATGGAATCATCCTGAACGCAGGTGCCTACACCCATACCTCTATTGCTTTGCAGGATGCCATCCGTTCAGTGACTTCTCCGGTTATTGAGGTGCATATTTCCAATGTACATGCCCGTGAGGCTTTCCGGCATGTGTCTATGATTGCCTGTGCCTGTAAAGGTGTGATTTGCGGTTTCGGCTTGAACTCCTACCGCCTGGCGCTCGAAGCGTTGGCCGGTAATTCGTAA